A stretch of DNA from Rhodospirillaceae bacterium:
TGCTGAACCTGACCGGCACGGTCGTCCACACCAATCTCGGCCGTTCGGCGCTGCCGGAATCGGCGGTCGAGGCGATGACCCGGGCGGCGCGGCGGCCGGTCGATCTGGAATACGATCTGGCGGCCGGGAAGCGCGGCGACCGCGGCGGCCGCCTCGAAGCGCGCATCCGCTCCCTGACCGGCGCCGAGGCGGCGACGGCGGTCAACAACAACGCCGCCGCCGTCATGCTGGTGCTGAATACGCTGGCGAACCGCCGCGCGGTGCCGGTCTCGCGCGGTGAACTGGTCGAGATCGGCGGGTCCTTCCGCCTGCCGGACGTCATGCGCCGCGCCGGCGCCCGGCTGGTCGAGGTCGGCGCGACCAACCGGACCCATCTGAAGGACTACGAAGAGGCGATGGCGGCCCGTCCGGCGCTCGTCCTGAAGGCGCATACCAGCAATTACACCGTGATCGGCTTCACGAAGGCGGTGCCGGAAAGGGAACTGGCCGCCCTGTGCCGGCGCCGCGGCATACCCTTCTGCATCGATCTGGGCAGCGGCACGCTGGTCGATCTCGAACGTTTCGGGTTGCCCCACGAACCCACGGTGCAGGAGGCGCTCGCCAGCTGCGCCGATCTGGTGACCTTCAGCGGCGACAAGCTGCTCGGCGGGCCCCAGGCCGGGGTGATCGCCGGCCGCGCGGACCTGGTCGCCAGGATCAAGAAAAACCCGATGCACCGGGCATTCCGGCTCGACAAGC
This window harbors:
- the selA gene encoding L-seryl-tRNA(Sec) selenium transferase: MTQTDSRADPITVPAGLPGVDRLLQDVRLADLPDRVGRSCVVEAARTVLEEARSRLLAGGRIDADGLADRVVAHVAAATAPSLRPVLNLTGTVVHTNLGRSALPESAVEAMTRAARRPVDLEYDLAAGKRGDRGGRLEARIRSLTGAEAATAVNNNAAAVMLVLNTLANRRAVPVSRGELVEIGGSFRLPDVMRRAGARLVEVGATNRTHLKDYEEAMAARPALVLKAHTSNYTVIGFTKAVPERELAALCRRRGIPFCIDLGSGTLVDLERFGLPHEPTVQEALASCADLVTFSGDKLLGGPQAGVIAGRADLVARIKKNPMHRAFRLDKLRIAALDATLALYHQPESLAETVPTLRWLARPLPDIRAVAERVAAGLEPSAPEGWRVEAADCFSQIGSGALPAEALPSVAVRLTPLARSGTTGRRVASRMLRDLAAAFRALPVPAIGRVGEGAFWLDMRCLERPETLLGQIDSLAWPCPP